The genomic window CGCACGGAACGGATCTTGGTCCACTCCGAGGCGAGCGCGTCACCGAGGTTGGCCCTGCGCACCGGGATCGGCGAGGCGTAGGCGGCGCCCGGCTGCTGGTAAGGGGCGGGGGCGGTCATCGGGCGTCCTTGTGCTCGGTCGGTTCGGCGGCGGCCGGGGGCGTGGCCTGCGGGGACCCGGCGGCGGGAGCGGCGGCGGGAGCGGCAGGCACGGGCGCCGGGGCCGTGGCGGGGGCGGGCGGCACGGCCGGGGGAGCGGCGGGCGCGGTCGCGTACGGGTTCTGTCCGGGCGGAGGCGGTGCGTACCAGCCCTGCGTCGGCACGTCCGGGACCACGACGGGCTGCGCCGACGGGTCGCCGGGCCAGCCGGTGCTCGGCTGCTGCTGCATCAGCCCGGCCTTCTGGTCGGCCGTCGAGCGGTAGTCCACGGCGCCCTGCGTCATCCGCATGTACGCCTCCTCCAGCGACGCCTGGTGCGGCGACAGCTCCCACAGCCGTACGTCGGCCCCGTGCGCCAGATCGCTGATGGCGGGCAGCGCGAGGCCGGTGACCCGCAGCGCCCCGTCCTGCTCCGGCATGACCTGCCCGCCGGCCTCGGTGAGGACGCCCGTCAGCTTCTCCCGCTGCTGCGGCTCGGTCTCCGGGGTACGCACCCGGGCGAACCCCGCCGAGTTGGCCGCGATGAAGTCCCTGACGCTCATGTCCGCGAGCAGCTGACCGCGGCCGATCACGATCAGATGGTCGGCGGTGAGCGCCATCTCGCTCATCAGATGCGAGGAGACGAAGACCGTGCGGCCCTCGGCCGCCAGCGACTTCATCAGATTGCGCACCCAGAGGATGCCCTCGGGGTCGAGACCGTTGACGGGCTCGTCGAAGAGCAGCACCTGGGGGTCGCCCAGCAGCGCCGCGGCGATGCCGAGCCGCTGCCCCATTCCCAGCGAGAAGCCGCTGGAACGGCGCTTGGCGACGTCCTGGAGTCCGACCACACCGAGCACCTCGTCGACCCGGCGGGCCGGGATGCCGGAGAGCTGTGCGAGCGACAGCAGGTGGTTCCGCGCGCTCCGCCCGCCGTGCACGGCCTTGGCGTCGAGCAGCGCGCCGACGTGGCGGGGCGCGTTCGGCAGCTGCCGGAAGGGGTGGCCGCCGATGGTGACATGGCCGGATGTCGGCCGGTCGAGACCGAGGATCATCCGCATGGTCGTCGACTTGCCGGAGCCGTTGGGTCCGAGAAATCCCGTCACGGCGCCCGGCCGCACCTGGAAAGAAAGGTTGTACACGGCCGTTTTGGCGCCGTAGCGCTTGGTCAGGCCGACTGCCTCGATCATTCTCCAGCCCCATCGACAGGTCAGGTCGTCGGGGCACAGACCGCATCGGGCCCGCACGCCCCCGTAAGAGTTAGGAGGATATCCAGCCCTTGACGGTTCCGGCCAAGGCGCGGAGATCCGTCACGCGTCCCGCTTCTTGATGACCGCGTACCCGCCGAGCAGCGCGGCCACCACCCACAGCAGCATGATGCCGAGGCCGGCCCAGGGGCCGTACGGCGCCGGCTGGCTGTTCATCGCGTCCGGAACCACCTGCATGATCTTGGAGCCGGCCTGGTCCGGGAAGTACCGGGCGACGTCCCGCGCGCCCGGCACCGCCGCGAGGATCTGCGAGACCAGGAAGAAGAACGGCATCAGGATGCCGAGCGACAGCATCGAGCTGCGCAGCATCGCCGCGACGCCCATCGAGAAGATCGCGATCAGGCCCATGTAGAGCCCGCCGCCGACCACCGCGCGCAGGACGTTCTCCGCGCCGATCGTCGTGCGATGCTCGCCGAGCAGCGCCTGGCCGAGGAAGAAGGTGAGGAAGCTCGTCACCATCCCGACGACCAGCGCGAGCACCCCCGCGATGGTGATCTTGCTGAAGAGGAAGGTGGCGCGCTGCGGGACGGCCGCGAGCGACGTGCGGATCATCCCGGAGCTGTACTCCGTGCCGACCACCAGGACGCCGAACACCACCATCGCCAGCTGCCCCAGGACCATCCCGGAAAAGCTGATGAGCGTCGGATCGAACGTGGCCCGTTCGAGCTCCGGCAGATCGTCGAAGGTCGCGGCCATCACCGCGCAGAGCGCCGCGCTCATGGCGACGGTCACGGCGAACGCGCTGACCAGCGTCCAGGTGGTGGAGGCGACCGTACGGATCTTGGTCCACTCGGACTGGAGAACGGCGGGTACCGAGGCCATCGTCAGGCTCCCTCGTTGCGCGGGGCCCACTGCGGGGCGCTCGTTCCGGTTTCGGTGCTGTGCGCGTGGTACTCGACCGCGCCCGCCGTCATCTGCATGAACGCCTCCTCCAGGGAGGCCCGCTGGGCGCTCAGCTCATGCAGCACGATCCGGTGCTGCGCGGCCAGCTCACCGATCTGCTCGGTGGTGGCGCCGTCGATCTCCAGCGTGCCGTTGCCCGACTCGATCGCGGCCAGGCCCTGCTCGTGGAGCACATCGCGCAGGCGTTCCTGCTGGGGGGAGCGGAGCCGCACATAACTGCGGGAGTTCTGGTGGATGAAATCGGCCATCGACGTGTCCGCGAGGAGCTTGCCCTGGCCGATCACGATCAAGTGGTCGGCGGTGAGGGCCATTTCGCTCATCAGATGGGAGGAGACGAAGATCGTCCGTCCCTCGGACGCGAGGAGTTTCATCAGATTGCGGATCCAGTGAATTCCCTCGGGATCAAGCCCGTTGACCGGCTCGTCGAAGAGCAGCACACGCGGGTCGCCGAGCAGGGCGGAGGCGATTCCCAGCCGCTGCCCCATGCCGAGCGAGAAACCCTTGGACTTCTTCCTGGCCACGGCGGTGAGCCCGACGAGGTCGAGGACCTCGGAGACCCGCTTCTCCGGGATCCGGTTCGCCTGTGCGAGGCAGAGCAGGTTGTTGTACGCGCTCCGGCCGCCGTGCATCGCCTTGGCGTCCAGCAGCGC from Streptomyces formicae includes these protein-coding regions:
- a CDS encoding ABC transporter ATP-binding protein, which codes for MIEAVGLTKRYGAKTAVYNLSFQVRPGAVTGFLGPNGSGKSTTMRMILGLDRPTSGHVTIGGHPFRQLPNAPRHVGALLDAKAVHGGRSARNHLLSLAQLSGIPARRVDEVLGVVGLQDVAKRRSSGFSLGMGQRLGIAAALLGDPQVLLFDEPVNGLDPEGILWVRNLMKSLAAEGRTVFVSSHLMSEMALTADHLIVIGRGQLLADMSVRDFIAANSAGFARVRTPETEPQQREKLTGVLTEAGGQVMPEQDGALRVTGLALPAISDLAHGADVRLWELSPHQASLEEAYMRMTQGAVDYRSTADQKAGLMQQQPSTGWPGDPSAQPVVVPDVPTQGWYAPPPPGQNPYATAPAAPPAVPPAPATAPAPVPAAPAAAPAAGSPQATPPAAAEPTEHKDAR
- a CDS encoding ABC transporter permease, whose product is MASVPAVLQSEWTKIRTVASTTWTLVSAFAVTVAMSAALCAVMAATFDDLPELERATFDPTLISFSGMVLGQLAMVVFGVLVVGTEYSSGMIRTSLAAVPQRATFLFSKITIAGVLALVVGMVTSFLTFFLGQALLGEHRTTIGAENVLRAVVGGGLYMGLIAIFSMGVAAMLRSSMLSLGILMPFFFLVSQILAAVPGARDVARYFPDQAGSKIMQVVPDAMNSQPAPYGPWAGLGIMLLWVVAALLGGYAVIKKRDA
- a CDS encoding ABC transporter ATP-binding protein is translated as MIELEGLTKRFGAKVAVDHLSFQVRPGMVTGFLGPNGAGKSTTMRMMLDLDNPTSGSVRIDGKHYRELQDPLKYIGALLDAKAMHGGRSAYNNLLCLAQANRIPEKRVSEVLDLVGLTAVARKKSKGFSLGMGQRLGIASALLGDPRVLLFDEPVNGLDPEGIHWIRNLMKLLASEGRTIFVSSHLMSEMALTADHLIVIGQGKLLADTSMADFIHQNSRSYVRLRSPQQERLRDVLHEQGLAAIESGNGTLEIDGATTEQIGELAAQHRIVLHELSAQRASLEEAFMQMTAGAVEYHAHSTETGTSAPQWAPRNEGA